Within Halonatronomonas betaini, the genomic segment AAATGATCAATGGTTAAAAAGATTTGGGTATAAAGATGAAAAATAAGCAGGAGTATGATTTTTAATCGAGAATATAAAAATAGATGTCACTAAAAGAGTTTTAGTAAGATTATTTATATTTTAGTTAAGGAGTGAATTTAAAAATGGCAATTAAACCTAAAGATATGGCAAAAATGATCGATCATACCTTTTTAAATCCTACTGGCAAGGTGGAGGATATAAAGAAATTATGTGAGGAAGCTCTGGAGCATGAATTTGCAACAGTCTGTGTTCATCCTATTTTTGTGCCCTATGCCAATAAATTACTAAAGGATAGTTCAGTTAAGGTAACGACAGTCGTTGGTTTTCCTCTAGGGGCAAATACTACTGAGACCAAGGCTTTTGAGACCAGGAATGCTATTAAAAATGGTGCTCAGGAAATTGATATGGTCATGAATTTAAGTGCCTTTAAGTCCAAGGCATTTGATCTGGTTAAATCAGATATTAAATCAGTCGTTGATTCGACAAATACTGCAGGGATTACTTCAGATATCATTGTTAAGGTAATAATAGAGACCTGTTACCTGGAGGAAGATGAAATAGTCAAGGCCTGTGAGATTGCAAAGGATGCAGGTGCAGATTTTGTTAAAACTTCAACTGGTTTTGGACCTGGTAATGCTACTGTTGAAGCAGTTAGTGTTATGCGAAAAACAGTTGGTAGAGATGTTGGTGTAAAAGCATCCGGTGGTATTAAGAATTTTGAAGATGCCCTGGCCATGCTTGATGCCGGCGCTAACAGAATTGGTGCTAGCTCTGGTGTTGCAATAGTTACTGATGAAGTAGACTAGATTAAAAGTGGCTGAAAAGGTTACTGAAGCAGTCGTTTTAAAACGCTCAGATTTAGGGGAAAAGGATCAGTTAGTGACCTTTTATACTAAAGATGCCGGTCTTTTAAGGCTGGCCTTTAGTGGAGGCAAATCCTTTAAAAGTTCTTATCTGGGCCTGGTTCAATCGTTTAACTGGCTTAATTTGACTTATTTCCAGGGCGAAGGATTAGGGAAGATAATTGATGTTGAATCAAAATATAATTTTCCAGGTGTTAAAAACGATTATAATAAGCTTTCTTATGGAAATTATATTTTGGAGTTCTATTATCTGACTGGTACTGCTGAGAAGAACCCTTTGTACTTCAATCATCTTATTCTCAGTCTGATAAAACTGGAAGGTATTGAGAGGGATATTCAATTTAAAAAGCTAATGGTGATATTTAATACTGCAGCCCTTTCTTTATTAGGTTATCCCTTGCAATTAGCTGACTGTGATAACTGCCAGGCTCTGTCTGGCAATAAGGATTATTATTTTTTGATAGATGAAGGCCGGTTTTTTTGTAATAAATGTAATCCAGCCAGTTTAAATAGTGAGCATTCAGTGAGTTTGAATAAAAATCAGGTTAAATTTTTGCTCAGGTCGAAAGCAAAAGGTTTTGGTGCTGATAAATTTCCTGCAATAGCTGATAATTCTTTTAATAAGTTAAATAAATTATTGCTGGATTTTATTAAGTATCATCTGGATTTAGATTTTAAAGCATTAAGTATGCTGGATCTTTATAGATAGAAGTACCTCGTCCCTTACGGGGTGAGGTATTTTTGATTTAATTAAAATGTTATAACCAAGGAGATGGTTTTATGTTATTTCAGGATATTATTCAGAAGTTAAGTCAATACTGGGGTGAACAGGGATGTGTTATTGAGCAACCCTATGATGTTGAGGTAGGAGCTGGAACAATGTGTCCAGGCACCTTTTTAAGAGCTCTAGGAGAAAAACCCTGGGATTCAGCCTATGTTCAGCCTTCAAGAAGGCCACAGGATGGTAGATATGGCGATAATCCTAACCGGGTTCAGAGACATTTTCAATTTCAGGTTATTATGAAGCCTTCACCTGAAAATATTCAGGATCTTTATCTTGATAGTTTAAGAGAATTAGGTATTGATCCCCTTGAACATGATATTCGCTTTGTTGAGGATAACTGGGAGGCTCCAACTCTAGGATCCTGGGGGCTTGGCTGGGAAGTCTGGCTTGATGGTATGGAAATTACTCAATTTACATATTTCCAGCAGGTTGGCGGTTTAGATGCCAGGCCTGTTACTGTTGAGCTTACCTATGGCCTTGAAAGAATTGCTATGTATCTCCAGGAGGTTGAGAATGTTTATGACCTTACCTGGGTTGAGGGAGTAACCTATGGTGATATTTATTACCGGAATGAATATGAACAATCTAAATATAATTTTGAGGTGGCAGATGTAGCTCGCCTTCATAGATTATTTGATGATTTTGAAGCTGAAGCAGAGGAAGCATTAAATGATAATCTGGCCCTGCCTGCTTATGATTATACTTTGAAATCTTCTCATATCTTTAATATACTTGATGCCCGAGGTGCTATTAGTGTTACAGAGAGAACTAAATATATTAAGCGGGTAAGAAATTTAGCACAAAGGACAGCCAGGGTATATCTGGAAGTTCAGGAAGAAAAGGAGGATTCAGGTAATGAGCAATAAATTTGTATTTGAATTAGGGACTGAGGAAATCCCGGCTAAAATGGTAGTTAATTTAAGAAATAATTTACTGAGATTGGCCAGGGAAAGTTTTAAAGAGGAATTAATAGAATACGATAGCCTTAAAACTTATTCAACTCCAAGAAGGCTTGTTCTCTTTGGTCAGGGCTTATCAGATAAACAGGCTGATAGAGAAGAGGTCGTTAGAGGGCCATCAGTTGAAATAGCATTTGATGACGATGGTAATCCTACTAAAGCTGGCCAGGGTTTTGCCAGGGGACAACAAATGGAAGTTGATGATTTAGTCGAAAGGGATGGCTATTTATATGCTGAAAAAGTTATAGAAGGTGAGCCGACTGCTGAGGTTTTAGGAAGAATTATCCCTGATATTGTTGATAAGTTGCCACAGCCTCAGAAGATGCGCTGGGGGGATAATGAGTATCGTTTTATCAGGCCTATCCGCTGGATTATGG encodes:
- the recO gene encoding DNA repair protein RecO, giving the protein MAEKVTEAVVLKRSDLGEKDQLVTFYTKDAGLLRLAFSGGKSFKSSYLGLVQSFNWLNLTYFQGEGLGKIIDVESKYNFPGVKNDYNKLSYGNYILEFYYLTGTAEKNPLYFNHLILSLIKLEGIERDIQFKKLMVIFNTAALSLLGYPLQLADCDNCQALSGNKDYYFLIDEGRFFCNKCNPASLNSEHSVSLNKNQVKFLLRSKAKGFGADKFPAIADNSFNKLNKLLLDFIKYHLDLDFKALSMLDLYR
- the glyQ gene encoding glycine--tRNA ligase subunit alpha, coding for MLFQDIIQKLSQYWGEQGCVIEQPYDVEVGAGTMCPGTFLRALGEKPWDSAYVQPSRRPQDGRYGDNPNRVQRHFQFQVIMKPSPENIQDLYLDSLRELGIDPLEHDIRFVEDNWEAPTLGSWGLGWEVWLDGMEITQFTYFQQVGGLDARPVTVELTYGLERIAMYLQEVENVYDLTWVEGVTYGDIYYRNEYEQSKYNFEVADVARLHRLFDDFEAEAEEALNDNLALPAYDYTLKSSHIFNILDARGAISVTERTKYIKRVRNLAQRTARVYLEVQEEKEDSGNEQ
- the deoC gene encoding deoxyribose-phosphate aldolase, whose translation is MAIKPKDMAKMIDHTFLNPTGKVEDIKKLCEEALEHEFATVCVHPIFVPYANKLLKDSSVKVTTVVGFPLGANTTETKAFETRNAIKNGAQEIDMVMNLSAFKSKAFDLVKSDIKSVVDSTNTAGITSDIIVKVIIETCYLEEDEIVKACEIAKDAGADFVKTSTGFGPGNATVEAVSVMRKTVGRDVGVKASGGIKNFEDALAMLDAGANRIGASSGVAIVTDEVD